Proteins encoded by one window of Emticicia oligotrophica DSM 17448:
- the hemC gene encoding hydroxymethylbilane synthase, translating to MKIKIGTRGSKLALWQAYYVEEKLKADGIDTEIVIIETKGDKILDRALSKIGSKGVFTEELEDQLRSGEIDIAVHSAKDLQSELADDLEIIAFTEREKIADVLVSFNKNLSLNSGESFVVGTSSTRRVAMLRHYYPQIQIVDMRGNLQTRLRKLEEGQCDALLLAYAGVHRMGYHEMIVEQLSTSEFTPPVGQGCVAIEAAKNLSGEKRSAIRRLINDEVTEKCLLAERAYLRTLQGGCSIPSFGWCVAEEKGGELTLNMTSGIISLDGKKIVKKNDSKPASEAEQLGEELANKVLNNGGAEILEGIRNNG from the coding sequence ATGAAAATAAAAATTGGTACACGAGGCAGTAAGCTAGCCCTTTGGCAGGCCTATTATGTTGAAGAAAAACTCAAAGCTGATGGCATTGATACAGAGATTGTAATTATTGAAACCAAAGGTGATAAAATTCTCGACCGTGCTTTATCGAAAATAGGGAGTAAAGGTGTTTTTACGGAGGAATTAGAAGACCAATTACGTTCGGGAGAAATTGATATCGCCGTTCATTCAGCAAAAGACCTACAATCAGAATTGGCCGATGATTTAGAAATTATCGCTTTTACAGAGCGTGAGAAAATTGCGGATGTTTTGGTGAGTTTTAATAAAAACTTATCGCTTAATAGTGGCGAAAGCTTTGTGGTCGGTACATCATCTACTCGCCGAGTAGCGATGTTACGTCATTATTATCCACAAATTCAAATTGTGGATATGCGTGGAAATTTACAAACTCGTTTACGCAAACTCGAAGAAGGGCAATGCGATGCTCTTTTGCTGGCTTATGCGGGCGTGCACCGAATGGGCTATCATGAAATGATTGTTGAACAATTATCAACTTCTGAATTTACTCCACCCGTTGGGCAAGGTTGCGTGGCTATTGAAGCCGCTAAAAATTTATCAGGAGAGAAGCGTTCTGCAATTCGTCGTTTGATAAATGATGAAGTTACAGAAAAGTGTTTATTGGCCGAGAGAGCCTATTTACGTACTTTACAGGGTGGTTGTTCGATTCCGTCGTTTGGATGGTGTGTAGCAGAAGAAAAAGGCGGAGAATTGACTTTGAATATGACTTCTGGAATCATTAGCCTTGATGGGAAAAAGATTGTAAAGAAAAACGATTCAAAACCTGCTTCAGAGGCCGAACAATTAGGGGAAGAATTAGCCAATAAAGTTTTGAATAATGGAGGAGCTGAGATTTTAGAAGGAATTAGAAATAATGGATAA